Proteins encoded together in one Vitis vinifera cultivar Pinot Noir 40024 chromosome 4, ASM3070453v1 window:
- the LOC100264247 gene encoding uncharacterized protein LOC100264247, which yields MRKRDLAILMLSAFAIFFSLQHEGDFSFKEAWFHLSDEYPIKYEAERLPPPLVADLNGDGKKEVLVATHDAKIQVLEPHARRVDEGFSEARVLVEVSLLPDKIRISSGRRAVAMATGVVDRHYKQGQPQKQVLVVVTSGWSVMCFDHNLNKLWEANLQEDFPHNAHHREIAISISNYTLKHGDAGLVIVGGRMEMLPHIYMDPFEVIGMTEKNAEQHRRSANEKEASENAGTVDLRHFAFYAFAGRSGAVRWMRKNENIQTLSSDASQLIPQHNYKLDAHALNTRHPGEFECREFRESILGVMPHHWDRREDTLLKLAHFRRHKRKTLKKTQGKSTNYPFHKPEENHPPGKDDTKKISNLIGKAAKYASSAKSKKPLPYVPTITNYTQLWWVPNVVVAHQREGIEAVHLPTGRTICKLHLQEGGLHADINGDGVLDHVQVVGGNGAEQTVVSGSMEVLRPCWAVATSGVPVREQLFNASICHHSPFNLFQHGEFSRSFSRTPDLGSLEVATPILIPRNDGHRHRKGSHGDIIFLTNRGEVTSYSPGLHGHDAIWQWQLLTGATWSNLPSPSGMMESMVVPTLKAFSLRAHDNRELILAAGDQEAIMMSPGGSLLTSVELPAAPTHALICEDFSNDGLTDLILVTSNGVYGFVQTRQPGALFFSTLVGCLIVVMGVIFVTQYLNSMKGKPRASSGPR from the exons ATGAGGAAACGAGATTTGGCAATTCTCATGCTCTCAGCTTTCGCCATCTTCTTCTCTCTTCAG CACGAGGGTGACTTTTCCTTTAAAGAGGCGTGGTTCCATCTTTCCGACGAATACCCTATCAAATACGAAGCCGAGCGTCTCCCTCCTCCCCTTGTCGCCGATCTTAATGGCGACGGAAAGAAGGAGGTTCTTGTCGCCACTCACGACGCCAAAATTCAG GTTTTGGAGCCCCACGCCAGGCGTGTGGATGAAGGGTTCAGCGAAGCTCGTGTGCTGGTAGAGGTTTCTTTGTTGCCTGACAAGATCCGTATTTCATCTGGGAGACGAGCTGTGGCCATGGCCACGGGTGTTGTTGATAGGCATTATAAACAGGGTCAACCACAAAAGCAGGTTCTGGTTGTTGTTACCTCCGGTTGGTCTGTAATGTGTTTCGATCACAACCTCAACAAGCTATGGGAAGCAAATCTACAG GAGGATTTTCCACATAATGCTCACCATAGGGAGATAGCAATCTCAATAAGCAATTATACCCTGAAGCATGGCGATGCAGGATTGGTAATTGTTGGGGGGAGGATGGAAATGCTACCACAT ATTTACATGGATCCTTTTGAAGTCATTGGGATGACAGAGAAAAATGCAGAGCAGCATAGAAGAAGTGCGAATGAAAAAGAG GCCTCTGAGAATGCTGGAACTGTGGATTTGCGACACTTTGCATTTTATGCATTTGCAGGCCGATCTGGTGCAGTTAGATGGATGAGAAAGAACGAG AATATTCAAACGCTTTCATCTGATGCATCACAACTAATTCCACAGCATAACTATAAGCTTGATGCTCATGCTTTGAACACTCGTCATCCTGGAGAG TTTGAATGTAGGGAATTTAGAGAATCAATCCTTGGAGTTATGCCACATCACTGG GATAGGAGAGAAGATACTTTGCTTAAGTTGGCACACTTCAGGCGGCACAAGAGGAAAACATTGAAGAAGACTCAAGGGAAAAGTACAAATTATCCTTTCCACAAGCCTGAGGAAAACCATCCTCCTGGAAAGGATGAtacaaaaaaaatctctaacCTGATAGGAAAAGCTGCCAAGTATGCTAGTTCAGCAAAATCCAAGAAG CCGTTGCCTTATGTTCCTACCATAACAAACTACACTCAACTCTGGTGGGTTCCTAATGTTGTTGTGGCTCATCAAAGGGAAGGAATAGAAGCTGTTCACTTGCCCACTGGTCGCACTATCTGTAAG CTTCATCTTCAAGAAGGTGGTCTCCATGCTGATATTAACGGAGATGGGGTTCTAGATCATGTCCAG GTGGTTGGTGGAAATGGTGCTGAACAAACTGTTGTAAGTGGATCCATGGAAGTGCTGCGACCCTGTTGGGCTGTTGCAACCTCTGGTGTACCAGTGCGAGAACAACTTTTCAATGCTTCTATATGTCATCATTCCCCCTTTAACTTGTTCCAACATGGAGAGTTTTCCAGAAGTTTCAGTCGAACTCCAGATTTAGGTTCTCTGGAGGTTGCCACACCCATTCTCATTCCGAGGAATGATGGTCATAGACATCGTAAGGGAAGCCATGGTGACATTATCTTCTTAACAAACAGAGGGGAG GTAACATCATACTCCCCTGGCTTGCATGGTCATGATGCCATTTGGCAATGGCAGCTCTTGACGGGTGCTACATGGTCAAACCTTCCATCACCATCTGGGATGATGGAAAGTATGGTGGTTCCCACCCTGAAGGCTTTCTCATTGCGTGCGCATGATAATCGAGAACTGATCCTTGCAGCAGGAGATCAAGAAGCCATAATGATGTCTCCAGGAGGAAGCCTATTGACATCGGTTGAGCTTCCTGCAGCACCAACACATGCCTTGATCTGTGAGGATTTCTCAAATGATGGTCTCACCGACCTTATCCTTGTAACCTCCAATGGGGTGTATGGCTTTGTCCAAACCAGGCAACCGGGTGCCCTCTTCTTTAGCACCCTGGTGGGTTGCCTTATAGTTGTGATGGGAGTCATATTTGTTACCCAATATCTAAATTCCATGAAGGGGAAACCTCGTGCTTCATCGGGTCCCAGATAA